TCCCTTCCCCTCCCCCCCTCCCGTGTTGCTCGCGACGGCAAGTTCAGGAGAGAGACGAGTGCGGCGCCAGAagaaggcggaggaggaggaccCGGCGCCGTCTCCGAGGCGGAGCCCGGCGGCGCTGATCGTCGCTCCGGCCATTTGAGCGGTATGCTTCGGAATCCGTCTGTGTCATTTCCGTTCTGAATTACATACTGTATTTTTATTGTATTATTATTATCGGCCGTGGACTGCCTCGTGGGTGGCCGAGGGAGGGAGGGGAGGTAGGTGGCCATGAACTCGAAACGCATCTCGATTCGCACCTTCGTGCCGGGGCAATACAAGATTCGTTTTGCCGTCTAGAATTTACTAGGGGTTAAAACTTTCAGCTGCCAGATCTCGCATTTTGAATTTCTTCCGCCGTTTATCTGACCCACGGAAATCTGCGTTTCCTCGATCCGCAGGGGCACCATGTCGATGGAGGACAGCACGCCGCCGGCCGGTGCCGGTGCCAGCGCCGGCGAAGGCGCgagctcgccgtcgccgtcgcgtCGGCTGCCGGACTTCCTGCAGTCGGTGCGGCTCAAGTACGTCAAGCTGGGGTACCACTACCTCATCACCCACGGCATGTACCTCCTGCTCACCCCGCTCATCGTGCTCATCGCCGTCCACCTCTCGACGCTCTCTCCGGGCGACGTCGCCGACCTGTGGACGCACCTCCGCTTCAACCTCCTCTCCGTCATCGCCTGCTCCACGCTCCTCGTCTTCCTCTCCACCGTCTACTTCCTCACCCGCCCGCGCTCCGTCTACCTCGTCGACTTCGGCTGCTACAAGCCCGGCCCGGAGCGCCGGTGCTCGCGTGAAACCTTCATGCGCTGCTCCAAGCTCACCGGCAACTTCACCGAAGCCAACCTCGATTTCCAGCGCAAGATCCTCGAGCGCTCGGGTTTGGGCGAGGACACTTACATCCCTCCCGCCTTGGTCACCGTGCCGCCCAACCCCTCCATGGAATTGGCGCGCCAAGAGGCGCAGGTCTGCATGTTCGGTGCCATCGACAACATGCTCGCCAAGACCGGGGTGAAGCCCAAGGACATTGGGATTCTTGTTGTGAATTGCAGCCTGTTCAACCCAACACCGTCACTGTCCGCCATGGTGGTGAACCATTACAAGCTGAGAGGGAACATAGTCAGCTACAATCTGGGAGGAATGGGGTGCAGTGCCGGGCTCCTGTCCATAGATCTGGCCAAGGATTTGCTCCAGGTGCACCCCAACTCGTATGCAATGGTGGTCAGCACGGAGAACATTACCCTGAATTGGTATTTTGGGAACAACCGGTCGATGCTTGTGTCAAATTGCCTGTTCCGGATGGGCTGCGCTGCGATCCTTCTGTCGAACAAGCGGTCAGACAGGAGGAGGTCCAAGTACGAGCTGGTACACACTGTGAGGACTCACAAGGGTGCAGATGACAAGTGCTTCAGCTGTGTCACCCAGGAGGAGGATGATAGCGGCAAGGTTGGCGTGGCACTATCCAAGGACCTCATGGCGGTGGCTGGGGATGCGCTCAAGACGAACATCACAACGCTTGGCCCGCTTGTGTTACCATTCTCGGAGCAGCTGCTGTTCATGGTCACATTGGTTGGCAAGAAGCTGTTCAAGATGAAGATCAAGCCATACATTCCTGACTTCAAGCTGGCATTCGAGCACTTCTGCATCCACGCTGGTGGGCGCGCTGTGCTTGATGAGATAGAGAAGAACATGGACCTCACCGACTGGCACATGGAGCCGTCCCGGATGACTCTCTTCCGGTTCGGCAACACGTCCAGCAGCTCGCTCTGGTACGAGCTGGCCTACAGCGAGGCCAAGGGGAGGATCAGGAGGCGCGACAGGATCTGGCAGATAGCGTTCGGTTCGGGGTTCAAGTGCAACAGCGCTGTCTGGAAGGCGCTCAGGTCAGTGAACCCTGCGAAGGAGCAGAACAACCCCTGGATGGACGAGATCGACACATTTCCGGTGG
The sequence above is a segment of the Aegilops tauschii subsp. strangulata cultivar AL8/78 chromosome 6, Aet v6.0, whole genome shotgun sequence genome. Coding sequences within it:
- the LOC109751979 gene encoding 3-ketoacyl-CoA synthase 11 — its product is MSMEDSTPPAGAGASAGEGASSPSPSRRLPDFLQSVRLKYVKLGYHYLITHGMYLLLTPLIVLIAVHLSTLSPGDVADLWTHLRFNLLSVIACSTLLVFLSTVYFLTRPRSVYLVDFGCYKPGPERRCSRETFMRCSKLTGNFTEANLDFQRKILERSGLGEDTYIPPALVTVPPNPSMELARQEAQVCMFGAIDNMLAKTGVKPKDIGILVVNCSLFNPTPSLSAMVVNHYKLRGNIVSYNLGGMGCSAGLLSIDLAKDLLQVHPNSYAMVVSTENITLNWYFGNNRSMLVSNCLFRMGCAAILLSNKRSDRRRSKYELVHTVRTHKGADDKCFSCVTQEEDDSGKVGVALSKDLMAVAGDALKTNITTLGPLVLPFSEQLLFMVTLVGKKLFKMKIKPYIPDFKLAFEHFCIHAGGRAVLDEIEKNMDLTDWHMEPSRMTLFRFGNTSSSSLWYELAYSEAKGRIRRRDRIWQIAFGSGFKCNSAVWKALRSVNPAKEQNNPWMDEIDTFPVVVPKVSKVVE